The genome window ATGTTTTATCAGAGATACCTACCGAATTAGCTGCTTTTCTTACTGTTTTTGCAATCTTTACTTTTGTCTTTAATTTCATATTTCCTAAAAATTATTTGTTTGATGAGTATACGATGTATCACTGTAACATTGTTGCTCTATCTAACAATCGTTATACATTTATATAGGGAAATATGAACGGACTTTTTCAAAACTATAGGTTTACTGATAAAAAGTGGAGGTCATTAATAGAAGAAAAGTAACGACTGATGAAATAGAACGAATCAGGTTATAATTATTCCATTTACGTTCAATACTAACTCGTAAGTGTTGTAGTTCTTTTACAGACATACCTTCTAAATTACTTTTATCTAGTATTTCATTTAATGGGATATTACCTAATACAGTAATAATAAATACGCCTAACCAATAAATGAGAAAGGCAATAAGTACAAACCAAAATATATACTTTTGAGAAGAGTTGAAATAACAGATAGGTACTATTACAGTCGAAACAATTGCTCCAATAAATAGAGTTTTAAAACTAGGATTTAAGATGACACGGTTCATGGATTGAAAAGATTTCAAGTACTCTAAGTCACTTAATTGGCCTATTCCTGGCTTTACAGCATTGGACCACGTAAAAAAAATACCAGCCATTAATCCTGTTAAACACATAGCTAACGCTAATGCAAATTGTTGTGAAGTCATGATAATTTATTACTTACGATTAATAAGATACTCCAGGTG of Flammeovirga agarivorans contains these proteins:
- a CDS encoding anthrone oxygenase family protein → MTSQQFALALAMCLTGLMAGIFFTWSNAVKPGIGQLSDLEYLKSFQSMNRVILNPSFKTLFIGAIVSTVIVPICYFNSSQKYIFWFVLIAFLIYWLGVFIITVLGNIPLNEILDKSNLEGMSVKELQHLRVSIERKWNNYNLIRSISSVVTFLLLMTSTFYQ